Within the Bacteroidota bacterium genome, the region CGAGAACGCCGTTCTGCACCGCCGCGCGATAGCCGACGCCGATGAGTTCGAGCTCCTTCGAGTAGCCTTCGGTGACGCCCTGGATGTTGTTGGCCAGGAGTGAGCGATAGAGACCGTGGAGCGCGCGGTGGCGCTTCTGTTCGGTCGGGCGAGTGACGACGAGTTCGCCGTCCTGCTGCTCTACCGCCAGGTCCGGGTCTACCTGGAGCGCCAGCTCGCCCTTCGGCCCTTTGACCGAGACGATGTTGCCGCTGGAGATCGTCACGCTGACCTTGTCAGTGAGCGGGATCGGCTGTTTTCCGATTCGGGACATGGGTTCGAGATCCTGCGTCCCGCAGCGCGCCGAGGCGACAAGCTGCGTGGACCGGTGACTGGTTTAGCTGACGTAGGCGAGAACTTCGCCGCCGATGCCGGCGCGACGGGCTTCTTTGTCCGACATCACGCCCTGGCTCGTGGACAGGATGGCGATGCCGAGGCCGTTCTTGACGCGCGGAAGGCGGTTGGCGCCGACATACTTGCGAAGACCGGGCGTCGAGACGCGCTCCAGGCGCTCAATCACGGGGGAGCCGCCGCGCTGGTACTTCAGGTAGACGCGGAGAAGGCCCTGCTTCCCATCGTCGATGTTGAGGTAGTTCTTGATGTACCCCTTATCCATAAGAATCTGCGTGATCGCTCGCTTGAGCTTTGACGCGGGGATGTCCGTGTGGGGGTGACGGGCCTTCTGGGCGTTGCGGATGCGGGTGAGGTAGTCCGCGACGGGATCAGTGATCGCGCTCATGGAAAGTGGGTTCTTCGACCAGTTTGTGCGGCCCCGCAGTGCAGTAGGAGGCACGCCACTTAATCGCTAGAGAAACGCCGACCGGGTCGGCTGACCGATGCGCTCGGCGGGCGGAGCCTGGAGGCTCAGGGGTCGGGCCTACCAGCTCGACTTGCGGATGCCGGGGATCTTGCCCTGGAGCGCGAGCTCGCGGAACATGACGCGGCTGATGCCAAACTTGCGCATGTAACCGCGCGGACGGCCCGTGAGGGCGCAGCGGTTGTGCAGACGCACCGGGCTGGCATTCTTGGGGAGCTTCTGGAGGCCCTCCCAATCGCCCTCGGCCTTCATGCGGCGACGCCTCGCGGCGTATTTCGCGACGAGACGTTCGCGCTTTTTCTGGCGGGCGATGACGGCAGTACGTGCCATGATTCAGTCAAAATCTGGAGGTTGGAGTTAGGCGAGTTCCTCTTCGCCGCGGCGGACGAACGGCATCCCGAGTTCCTTGAGCAGCCAGTAGGCCTCCTCGTCGGTCTCGGCGGTGGTGACGAACGTCACGTCCATCCCGCTCACGCGGTCCACCTTATCGATGTCGATCTCGGGGAAGATGATCTGCTCCTTGACGCCGAGCGTGTAGTTGCCCCGGCCGTCAAACGAGCGGTCGGGGACACCGCGGAAGTCACGGACGCGAGGGAGCGCTAGCGTCACGAAGCGGTCGAGGAACTCCCACATCTTGGCGTCGCGCAGCGTCACAGACGCGCCAATCGGCATGCCGTCGCGGATCTTGAAGTTCGAGACGCTCTTGCGAGCGCGGCGCGTGACCGGCTGCTGCCCAGTGATCTTGCGCAACTCCTC harbors:
- the rplF gene encoding 50S ribosomal protein L6 yields the protein MSRIGKQPIPLTDKVSVTISSGNIVSVKGPKGELALQVDPDLAVEQQDGELVVTRPTEQKRHRALHGLYRSLLANNIQGVTEGYSKELELIGVGYRAAVQNGVLELALGFSHPIYFLPPDGINIEAETVRGKNPSVKISGIDKQLVGQVAAKLRALRPPEPYKGKGIRYKGEYVRRKAGKTAAR
- the rpsH gene encoding 30S ribosomal protein S8; amino-acid sequence: MSAITDPVADYLTRIRNAQKARHPHTDIPASKLKRAITQILMDKGYIKNYLNIDDGKQGLLRVYLKYQRGGSPVIERLERVSTPGLRKYVGANRLPRVKNGLGIAILSTSQGVMSDKEARRAGIGGEVLAYVS
- the rpsN gene encoding 30S ribosomal protein S14; the encoded protein is MARTAVIARQKKRERLVAKYAARRRRMKAEGDWEGLQKLPKNASPVRLHNRCALTGRPRGYMRKFGISRVMFRELALQGKIPGIRKSSW
- the rplE gene encoding 50S ribosomal protein L5, with the protein product MEDYIPRLKTKYREEVMPALTERFGYDNVMQVPRLVKISVNKGVGEAATNKKVLTDTIEELRKITGQQPVTRRARKSVSNFKIRDGMPIGASVTLRDAKMWEFLDRFVTLALPRVRDFRGVPDRSFDGRGNYTLGVKEQIIFPEIDIDKVDRVSGMDVTFVTTAETDEEAYWLLKELGMPFVRRGEEELA